ACTAAATGCCATATTTATAGGAAACTTTGTGTTTTATTACTCCAATTAAGCACTATTCTCAGCCAATTACCCAGAATTACCCATTTCAATGTTGAATCCAGTTTTATATATGAGCAATtttaatattcaattggcttattaaaataattttgccactctaaatcaaaacaaaatatgaaagaatGGAATAATACAAGCACAAAACAAAGTTCTGCACACAACCCAAACAGCTGAGAGCAATCGAAAAGCTAATTGGAGACATAAAAAAACTGACTGAAAATCGAAAAattttgataaatcccacattatttgtgtaaatgcatttccgaatgATTTACGGACAAATTCATTCTGCTCATGTTTAAGAAATAAGACCCAGTCTCTAAAAACATGCAGGACTTGAATTCAAAATTGTGAGTTCCTGATGATTTAGTGTTAATTTGCCTAATTTTATCCAGTAGGAAATTATGGCCAGTTTGCCACTGTttacatttccaaaataaatgcaaagcaGTTTTATATGTCGTATCTATTTTTACTGTACCAAACTGTGAAGTCAATACACCCCAACTGGTTACTTGTTAAACCCAGTCTGGaattttcacatatttgattaaGTAATGTTTCTAaaagttaattaattaagtCTCAAGCCTTGTAGTGAGAGATGAATCTTTCACATTCATTCTTAACATGTATTTACTTTTGGAGTTTACTTTTTTAATAGTCCTTTATATTATCTGtttcctgaaaataaaatttaagaCACAgacccgcacacacagacagttgtCCTTGCAAAGTTTGATTGCAGACGTAAGGATTTAGTGCTGTATGTGCAGTACATGTTTCCATTTGTATAGGAAAGTCCTAAGAATTTAATGCAATACATATTTCATGGTATTCTCCTGCCTTCACAGCTCTACTAATGATTGTTGATGTTTCCCCACAGGGTCACACTCTCTCTGGGCATTTGCAACATTTATACACGGACAGACCCAATTACCAGAATTCAGTGTAGTGGTTATGCTAGATGATCTTCAGGTGCTCTACTATGACTGCAACATAAAAAAACTGATCTCTCGAAGCCAACCAAGCTCAACAAATGAAGATTTTATCCTTGAAGGTGCAAACATTGTGATGCAAGACGCTTATAATTCCATGAGAAGTCTAGCACATCATGTAAACCTCTTCTCCAATCACACTGGAGGTGAGCTGAGTGCAACAACCAGATGATTGACATGTGCAGGTTTGTCGTTTGAATGTGGATGTGGCCTGTACTGCCACATGATacttcattaaaatattatacAGAAGGGCAATGGTTTCTCCACAGCATGGTGGCTGGTCATACTGGTACATTTCCTGTTTGCTCAGTCAGAGACTGTTCAGAGACTGGATGACCCTCTAATCTGAATTACTTGTGGGgaagcaataaaaaaatctgGGATTAAAAAAACCACAGCATCTGCAGTAAAAAGGATGATAGCAGAGCTGAATAAATCCAGTAAATGTAGGgtaaaggctggtttatactctgtCACTCaactgaaatcgcagaatgttcatgaacgttCTAATGTTGCCCAACATTGCAATCATtgttcaattaaaaatatatttgatttaTGAAGTATAAACTGGTTGCAGCGATGGTTGCCCATCAAAATATAAACCATTCTTAACAGGTACATTCACAGAAGTTAGTTACAGCTAGGGGTAAGACAGAGGGCATTAAGAATGTTTGTTTATGAACGAATATTCAAAGTTTTGGCATTGGACATTTTCAATAGATGCACATTCAACAAAATCTGATATTTATATTCCTTAGGTCACGGATGCAATTGAAGAGGGCTCTAGACTACAAATATTCtcattgcattttcatgaaagcAATTCAAGGAAGTAGGTTGATGTTTGAGACTCTTGGCTTATttgcctcttttttttctttgttttgaaggAGTTCATGTTCATCAGGGGATGGGTGGATGTGTGCTGGACAATGACAAGCCCAGCCCGATCATGGTGTGGGAAGCTTATGATGGAGCAGAAGTGACTCATTACGACATGCATGATCGCACAGTCAACCCTCTATGGCCACAGCTTATGTGGaccacactgaaagaaaaaacctgtcaaatgatatatataaatatttatcagCCTATTTGTATCCAAACACTGAAGTACTAtctggagaaagagaagaacattgtgttaagaaaaggtaAAGTAACTTTCTACAAACACCTAACTAAAGCACAAGTTCTTTATACCCTGATATCCTGTACAGTTTGGAATTGCTGGAGTGTTACATTTCCTGTGGCCATAATAGCTGTGGGaaattctaaagcaagattgctttttattttcattttttactgtttatacatgataaaaaaaggaaaaagaccctgtgcaaaactttgggaacccttttggattattatttgttactttttaaaaagatgattactaaggcccagacacAGGTGATTTACCCGTGAGGGCTTCAATGACTccggtgagtataattccagggctgaactttttattctgaagcaaCTCCATGACATTTAAAGTatctgcagtggctgttctgtctcatGTCataggttcctctaaacagttgtccaaggatgtcagaatgaagatgattcatttccaccaagaaggagaagtcAAAAAAGGATTCTCAACTCCTATTATATACTGTGTTAACACAAActctgcgcacacacaaacacaccatttaTGAAAAAAGATTTACAGAAATGGATTGTAGCAAGAAATTGCACAACATGGAATGAGCGCCAGTCTTAACATATGTGCAACCTGTCCATTGTACAAAACTGAAAtcaatgtaaaatatgtattcGGTCCTTCAAAAATCCAAGGCACACTTGACCTTGCCACACAGCACACTATTTGAAAGCCACTGCCTGAAAATATGGGGAATATGTAGCTGTAAAAGGTCTGTAATTCCTAAACACACCTGATATGGATTTAAATACCTTCAGTGCTGACAGTGCTTTAATCTCAATAatcttcattgtttattttccaatCCAATATGCtagaatacagagccaaaacaacaaaaattgtgtcactgtgttatgccggggggaacagaggaaccagtagCAGacgggtgcagaaaaatggcaggttttaatacagcaggggcagacagagcgtagtcaaaaaacaagccaaggtccaaTTACAGGGGGTCAGTctaaacaggcagaggtacaaaaatccaaaacacaaagaagagtccaaggaagcaggcaggggtcagaaaaccagataaccagataaccaagggcaagggaaaggactcaggaacaagggcaagggcaaggaaaacaaggaggctagaactgggggacggaatacaagggctcgggaacagaacaggacaagacgaactagcacaGTGCGACTGAAacggacaggtataaatacacagggacatgagacaaactaggcggggcatgggagtgagggcggtctaacaaatgaacatcaggtgaaacacatgaaagggtaataggacaataacgagggggaaaacgaaaacgtggactggattcacaaagacacacatgtaaagcAAAAGGCTCTGGACTAAagagtagacaatgcatagattgaagacgtagtgatagttaagagacaggtgcgaacaaacgagtaataagggatagcataggaaggcggagttatagaacagcgcagaaatgctaagagatgcgttagtgagttagtaacgtgattgttagttagctagttagacagacagtaagtgtattaatcggattagtactgtacaagacctagattagtagtggttagtaagaatagtgctttacaacatttaactaccaagacaaagcaggaagtaagaaacgCGAGTGAGGAATTAAttggaaacctgaaaataccgtaaacacctgaatagtggggcacgcagacaggggagtgactctactggaaaacattcagacacagacataacaggggaggacgagtgcaaagactaatgaaaataaacagaaccagatatgaaatatgaaaaataataaattacaagaataaataatactaaacaatgatacactaacacacagaacacaggaacataacacactGTCCCAATACATTCACATTTAACTTGACATTTAATaagttttaaataattttgttatCATGGTTTATGTTGTAGTCCCCATCATCTACATGGATAGTATCCTGGATACAATCTGCCCAGGCCTGCCCTTtgctttgttttaaatgtaaatgtaaaaatattttctgactgCCTTTTCTGGATAGCAGTGGCTTCGTACATCCTCTGAGCACTTGTccttttgctctcaaaacagcctcaattctttgtggaatggattccacaagatattgaaaaaaacaaatttgagattctgttccatgacaTGATTGCCCCTcatgtggccatgaagggatgcacatggtcagcaataaAGCTCCAATAGTatgtggcattcaagtgatgattgattggtattaacggaCCCAAATTTTGCCAAgaaaacaccattacaccaccgccaccagcctggaatgttgacacaaggcagattGGCTGATTtcgataatcacatgaataaggaGGCatataggtgttcctaataaagtgctcagtaagtgtatgttGCATTCCTGTGGGTGCTACGCTGTGCAGTAGTTGCATTTATGTCACAGTCCTTTTCAaacaaaatttacattttaatcccATGTGAGGAACCTCTGCTTCCCTGCATTGCTGTATAACTGCCCTTTCTCTGGCTAATGCACTGCTGTTTCCCCCTTCAGAGCGCCCCAGAGTCAGGCTGATCCACAAGCCATGCACTGAGACTGGAGTAATGACGGTGAGCTGTCTGGCCACGGGCTTCTACCCCCGACACATAGTCCTGAGCTTGCTGAGAGACGGGCATCCCATCCCAGATGAGGAGCTGATTCTGGGGAAGGTGTTACCCAATGGAGATGGGACCTACCAGACTAGGAGGACCCTGCGTATCTGTTCagaggaactgagagagagacatcattACACCTGCTCTGTCGCACACCTTACACTGGACAACAAGCTGGACATAAATTGGGGTAATTCAGATAATTATATGCTCTGCAACACATTATTGTGGAATCATTGGGACAGGGTGGAACATTGCATTCCCAGTTTGAAGTAGAATGTCATGGCctgtgtattatttatttactgtatctCACTATAATGCTCTGTTTTACAGAACCAGAGGAAGGCTCAGATGTTGCAGTCATCATTTCTCTGGCTGTAGTGCTGGTTCTGGTTCTTGTCTTTACCATCCCTGCATTTGTCATCTATAAGAGGAGACACAGAGGTGAGAGGCAATAGTCATGGGGATGTCTTGAATGGGGAAagggtgaaacatttttatcttgatcattttgtctttttgcagTCACTTTCCTAGACCACCCTGAGAATTGACTCTGCATCCTGGCTGCTTGCTAAAGGTAAGTGAAAAAGTATTGCACTTATCTTCAGCAGTGTTTACAGTAGAGTATGCTCTTCTGCCCCTTTAGAAGATGTATCACTGATAGTTTGTCCTCTCAGTTTCAGAGTCAGAAGACACAGCTTCACGCTCCTCTATCTTCATGCCACAAGTGCAGGCTATTATCTGTACATCAACATATAGGCAACAGCACCTCTTTTTCTATTTCACCTGTCAGGTTCATATTTCTTATGctttatacatattttaatatataataatataaataaaggaTAGATATAGGAAggatgtgagagtgtgggtgtgagagtgagagtgaaaaaGAGTAGGAAGGAGAGTTGGCTGTCCAGCCAAAACGGAGTAACCAGGCAAgaagggaggtgaccaagaacccaacggccACTCTTACAGAACATCGGAAGTGGAGATGGGAGAACTTGCCAGAAGATTGACCTTCTTAGCAGCACTCCAGGCCTTTATAATAGAGTGGCTAGGCATACTTTACAAAGCAGCTGAGGTCTGAGAGAATGAGGACATATTCTCTGGTGTGagacaaaaatagaaattctTGGGCAGAACAtgaaaggggcttctacaaagtactgaattaagggtctgaatacttatataaatgatttcagttttagatttttaatacatttgctaaaatttctTGAAACATGTTTCACTTTGTATTCATGGgctattgtgtgtagaattgtagaatctctccccaccttcaagcgcacactgaagatgcacctcttcaagcagcacctctccccgtccctccctacctccctgtgaaccttaattgttgtctttgtgatttactttgtgtatcggtatttttagttggctaggtaagcagtgtttggatagttaagtttggtcacttttgctttgtttgtttgtttatttgtttgttcaaaaaaattcaaattcaaattcaaataggccctggtccttatctttgttgtacaggtagctgttgaaattgtacttccctctagggtctttcagtgcacttatccctggatataggtatgcactttgttgtacgtcgctgtggataagagcgtctgccaaatgccattaatgtaatgtcatataatgtaatgtaaagatgacttgctcagggacactccctcagacgactgctcttacctccttaaCCAATGTTGCACCAGTGACACTCCCCATGACAAGATCCCATGAGACTCTTCGCAAAGAGttggggttccccggtgtcctggctaaattccaaacctggctctttcaacctgctaCCTAATGATTCCCTCAATCAATTTgcagaaacatttttatttgcctctctacctcagctggtgtgtggtgagtgttctggcacaaaatggcagctctgcATCACCCAGGatggtgctacacattggtgtggttgaggcgagtttcccccaaATCACTCAAACGTATtcgagtgtctagaaaagcactatataaaatgtaatgatctgTCTATAAATAGTTGTTTCAAACCTGTCATCTCCTGTGCCATATTCTTGGGGTGTTATTTCTGGTGTGATGAGGTTAAAGGTGAGAATCGTCTTAAGAGCTGCACTTGAAGTCATGTGGGAGGAGCTTCAGGTGTGGGCAAACCTAACTGTGGACAGACCCCTTCTGACAAACCGGTCCATTCCAGTCCA
Above is a genomic segment from Conger conger chromosome 10, fConCon1.1, whole genome shotgun sequence containing:
- the LOC133138306 gene encoding class I histocompatibility antigen, F10 alpha chain-like isoform X2, encoding MKGITVLLFLLQATAVKTGVHVHQGMGGCVLDNDKPSPIMVWEAYDGAEVTHYDMHDRTVNPLWPQLMWTTLKEKTCQMIYINIYQPICIQTLKYYLEKEKNIVLRKERPRVRLIHKPCTETGVMTVSCLATGFYPRHIVLSLLRDGHPIPDEELILGKVLPNGDGTYQTRRTLRICSEELRERHHYTCSVAHLTLDNKLDINWEPEEGSDVAVIISLAVVLVLVLVFTIPAFVIYKRRHRVTFLDHPEN
- the LOC133138306 gene encoding class I histocompatibility antigen, F10 alpha chain-like isoform X3, which codes for MGGCVLDNDKPSPIMVWEAYDGAEVTHYDMHDRTVNPLWPQLMWTTLKEKTCQMIYINIYQPICIQTLKYYLEKEKNIVLRKERPRVRLIHKPCTETGVMTVSCLATGFYPRHIVLSLLRDGHPIPDEELILGKVLPNGDGTYQTRRTLRICSEELRERHHYTCSVAHLTLDNKLDINWEPEEGSDVAVIISLAVVLVLVLVFTIPAFVIYKRRHRVTFLDHPEN
- the LOC133138306 gene encoding class I histocompatibility antigen, F10 alpha chain-like isoform X1, with product MKGITVLLFLLQATAVKTGSHSLWAFATFIHGQTQLPEFSVVVMLDDLQVLYYDCNIKKLISRSQPSSTNEDFILEGANIVMQDAYNSMRSLAHHVNLFSNHTGGVHVHQGMGGCVLDNDKPSPIMVWEAYDGAEVTHYDMHDRTVNPLWPQLMWTTLKEKTCQMIYINIYQPICIQTLKYYLEKEKNIVLRKERPRVRLIHKPCTETGVMTVSCLATGFYPRHIVLSLLRDGHPIPDEELILGKVLPNGDGTYQTRRTLRICSEELRERHHYTCSVAHLTLDNKLDINWEPEEGSDVAVIISLAVVLVLVLVFTIPAFVIYKRRHRVTFLDHPEN